Genomic segment of bacterium:
GATCGTAGCCGGAGGCGAACGCGTGCTGCGTGTCGAAGCAGACACCGATTCCTTTCGTCATCTCGAGCGAGTCCTCGAGTCGAGAGATCTCTTCAGCAGAACGAGATTTCTCCGCTCGCGGACTCGGTCGAAATGACAAAGATTCCGCCCCCGCGATGATCGTTGCGATCTCCTCGAACGTATCGCCGAGGACCGCGCCGGCACCCGCGGCGATCTCGATGAGGAACTCGGCAGAGCCGGTGTAGCCGCTGAGCGCGTCCGCGATTCCCTCAATGGCGAGCTGCACGCCGCGCTCCTCGCCCACCGCCTTCGTGGACCCGAGGTGCGTCATGACGTACCGCGCACCGAGGGCGGATGCGCGCTCGAGCTCCTCGCGAATGATGCGGCTACCAGCCGCACGCACGACGGGTCGCTCCGATGCGAGGTTGATGTAGTACGGCGTGTGCACGACCCACGTGGAAAA
This window contains:
- a CDS encoding deoxyribonuclease IV; this encodes MPLIGAHVSIAGGMENAPVSAGAEGCECFQMFTRSPRGGAAPPLTDAIVRQFRDACAQHGFSTWVVHTPYYINLASERPVVRAAGSRIIREELERASALGARYVMTHLGSTKAVGEERGVQLAIEGIADALSGYTGSAEFLIEIAAGAGAVLGDTFEEIATIIAGAESLSFRPSPRAEKSRSAEEISRLEDSLEMTKGIGVCFDTQHAFASGYDLRTTADVDRVLREFDATIGLDRLCMSHVQDSKVEIGANRDRHEHVGDGAIGADGLRAFVRHPAIADLPLILETQPEKRARDIAMLKAFRDA